The following coding sequences are from one Roseburia hominis A2-183 window:
- a CDS encoding iron-containing alcohol dehydrogenase, translating into MSYEFYNPTRVLFGAGQLNHLHEQKMPGKKAMVVISNGKSTRASGALDRTMKELSLAGVEVVLFDKVGANPVKEIVEEGGHFAKKEGCDFIVALGGGSVMDAAKVMAMYAQQPGDLWDYVAGATGKQQPLVNPVLPVIAITTTAGTGSEVDQWGVVTNPATNEKIGCGGMDELFPVIAVVDPELMLTVPSKFTAYQGFDALFHSVEGYLSVVNSLMSEMVQLAAIENIGTYLPRAVKDGSDLEAREHVAFANTMSGYSMVVGSCTSEHSMEHAMSAFHPALPHGAGLIMISVEYYRHFIEKHCCDERFVRMAQALGMKDAKAPEDFITALKKLQEDCGVSDLKMSDYGIEKEESMVLARNAKATMGGLFACDPVPMTDEECAAIYEKSYR; encoded by the coding sequence ATGTCATACGAATTTTATAACCCAACAAGAGTCCTGTTCGGAGCAGGACAGTTAAATCACTTACACGAGCAGAAGATGCCTGGAAAAAAGGCAATGGTTGTCATCTCAAACGGGAAATCGACCAGAGCGAGCGGCGCACTTGACCGTACGATGAAAGAGCTTTCCCTCGCAGGTGTGGAGGTTGTGCTGTTTGATAAGGTCGGAGCGAATCCGGTCAAGGAGATCGTCGAGGAAGGAGGACATTTTGCCAAGAAGGAAGGCTGCGATTTCATTGTCGCACTGGGAGGCGGCTCCGTTATGGACGCGGCGAAAGTCATGGCAATGTATGCGCAGCAGCCGGGAGATCTCTGGGATTATGTGGCAGGAGCAACCGGAAAGCAGCAGCCGTTAGTGAATCCGGTACTTCCGGTCATCGCGATCACGACAACGGCAGGAACCGGATCCGAGGTGGATCAGTGGGGCGTTGTGACCAATCCGGCAACAAATGAGAAGATCGGCTGCGGCGGCATGGATGAGCTGTTTCCGGTGATTGCGGTGGTAGATCCGGAGCTGATGCTGACCGTACCGTCAAAATTCACGGCATACCAGGGGTTTGATGCGCTGTTCCACAGCGTGGAAGGATACCTCTCGGTTGTGAACAGCCTGATGTCTGAGATGGTCCAGCTTGCGGCGATCGAGAATATCGGAACCTACCTGCCGCGCGCGGTAAAGGATGGCAGCGATCTGGAGGCCAGGGAGCATGTGGCATTTGCCAATACGATGTCCGGCTATTCGATGGTGGTCGGTTCCTGCACAAGCGAACATTCGATGGAACATGCGATGAGCGCATTTCATCCGGCGCTGCCGCACGGTGCGGGACTGATTATGATTTCGGTGGAGTATTACAGACACTTTATCGAAAAACACTGCTGTGATGAGCGGTTTGTCCGCATGGCGCAGGCACTCGGCATGAAAGATGCCAAGGCGCCGGAGGATTTTATCACAGCGTTAAAGAAACTGCAGGAGGACTGCGGCGTATCAGACTTAAAGATGTCCGATTACGGCATCGAAAAAGAGGAGAGCATGGTTCTCGCCAGGAATGCAAAGGCGACGATGGGTGGACTGTTTGCCTGTGATCCGGTGCCGATGACAGACGAAGAGTGCGCGGCGATTTATGAGAAGTCTTACCGCTAG
- a CDS encoding 3'-5' exonuclease translates to MDKRSTSEEQKSGYLGLTRADEERHLADVISVAQQNLERAGADIRKVNEDLADLLETYDVKDKEGLALWNNATARLKENEYDLIRYEKARKKPYFGRIDFKDGISQEEETCYIGRAGIAKNGSEPVVLDWRAPIASVYYESSMGPCTYTVSSEGTYEMDLVHKRTYEIEQDVLKDFFDSDVVANDELLTKYLAKNKKAVLGEIIATIQKEQNVIIRRSPRTNVIIQGVAGSGKTTVAMHRISYILYNYKDDFRPEDFYIVGSNRILLNYITSVLPELDVYGIRQLTMEQLFVRLLYEDWDDARYSYHSMERDDPKNSVKCDTEWFLDLKTYCEEYEKESVPAEDVYLEKTGKLLIGADEIRRYLKEHPADSMESKMLMLGEIVHSRYENEILGRDITFPAEEKKRLDRKYTMYFGKGKWEGSVYAFYQDFLAAQAARGREVTPPGNSFDVYDLAALAYIYKRIKETDPVREASHVVIDEAQDFGMMAYRCMDACLSDCTYTIMGDTSQNIHFQYGLNDWDELRRLILTGDYDAFGLLRKSYRNTVEISTYANEILRHGDFSIYPVEPIIRHGAGVCVEPVQGERALLNRAAETIQGWQRKGYETIAVICRDEEEAERVAARLAEDVPVKNGAKGETEEFGDGVMVLPVSYTKGLEFDTVLLFDPSEKKYPSDNGHVKLLYVAATRALHELTILHRGELSGILAGRAPQDKHIKEFAAEPLTKAREYEKPVRTKKEQMQQRRVEGAMDMAEREYFGPRRIAAKAPAAEEKPVIRPAASPAVRPQTETVRGQQAKTVHRPQTGAMHRPQAETVRGQQDMATSPAPAGKRPGPEGTNPSPYAFGTIPENTSLRVRGHAKGNHAVRWVKKSRSYVEMASMYGLMRITPVAPDIIRVSFVKGVTEKIAATGWMAKAEEAFSWSARESKSVVEIAAGEITVRVDKRSGAVSFWNRENQLLLAENAAEPRVIGEEGSWVFFDWDKKERIKAKGMLDTDFLDVTLNARYISFGGKKHRMPLVLSNRGYGIAAAAKNTVLLCDIKTYGQYLYAEGERQLDYYFICGEKPENVITRYKGL, encoded by the coding sequence ATGGATAAACGCAGCACATCGGAAGAACAGAAAAGCGGATACCTGGGGCTGACCAGGGCAGACGAGGAGCGGCATTTGGCGGACGTGATCTCGGTTGCACAGCAGAATCTGGAACGCGCCGGGGCGGACATACGCAAGGTTAACGAAGATCTGGCGGATCTTCTCGAGACATACGACGTGAAAGACAAAGAAGGCCTTGCACTCTGGAATAATGCGACGGCAAGATTAAAGGAAAATGAATACGATCTGATCCGCTATGAGAAGGCGAGAAAAAAGCCCTACTTCGGGAGAATTGATTTTAAGGACGGCATCTCCCAGGAGGAGGAGACCTGTTATATCGGAAGAGCCGGAATTGCGAAAAACGGCTCAGAGCCGGTGGTGCTGGACTGGAGAGCGCCCATTGCATCGGTATATTACGAGAGCAGCATGGGACCCTGCACTTATACGGTAAGCTCCGAGGGAACCTATGAGATGGATCTGGTGCACAAGCGGACGTACGAGATCGAACAGGATGTGCTGAAGGATTTCTTCGACTCGGATGTCGTTGCCAATGATGAACTTCTGACAAAATACCTTGCAAAAAACAAGAAAGCGGTATTGGGAGAGATCATTGCGACAATCCAGAAGGAGCAGAATGTCATCATCCGCCGCTCGCCGCGGACGAACGTCATCATTCAGGGCGTGGCGGGTTCCGGAAAAACGACCGTGGCAATGCACCGCATATCCTACATTTTGTATAACTATAAGGATGATTTCCGGCCGGAGGATTTTTACATTGTGGGAAGCAACCGGATCCTTCTGAACTATATCACGAGCGTTCTCCCGGAACTGGATGTGTATGGAATCCGTCAGCTGACGATGGAGCAGCTGTTTGTCCGGCTTCTATATGAAGACTGGGACGATGCACGCTACTCGTACCACAGTATGGAGAGAGACGATCCGAAAAACAGTGTCAAGTGCGATACGGAGTGGTTCCTCGATTTAAAAACATACTGCGAAGAATATGAAAAAGAGAGCGTGCCGGCGGAGGACGTTTATCTGGAAAAGACAGGAAAGCTTCTGATCGGTGCGGATGAGATCCGCCGCTATCTAAAGGAGCATCCGGCGGACTCCATGGAGAGCAAAATGCTGATGCTGGGGGAGATTGTTCATTCCAGATATGAGAATGAGATCCTGGGAAGAGACATCACGTTTCCGGCAGAAGAGAAAAAGCGGCTCGACCGGAAATACACGATGTACTTTGGAAAGGGAAAATGGGAGGGATCGGTCTATGCCTTCTATCAGGATTTCCTGGCGGCGCAGGCAGCCCGTGGCAGGGAAGTAACCCCGCCGGGGAATTCCTTTGACGTCTATGATCTGGCGGCGCTGGCCTATATCTACAAGCGGATCAAGGAGACAGACCCGGTTAGGGAGGCGAGTCATGTGGTGATCGATGAAGCGCAGGACTTCGGGATGATGGCATACCGGTGTATGGATGCGTGCCTGTCGGACTGCACCTACACGATCATGGGCGATACCTCGCAGAATATCCATTTTCAGTACGGCCTGAATGACTGGGATGAACTGCGCAGACTCATCCTGACCGGCGATTATGACGCTTTTGGGCTTCTGCGGAAAAGCTACCGCAACACGGTGGAGATCTCTACATATGCGAACGAGATTCTGCGCCACGGGGATTTTTCCATCTATCCGGTGGAACCGATCATCCGCCATGGCGCCGGGGTCTGTGTGGAACCGGTGCAGGGAGAGCGGGCGCTGCTTAACCGGGCGGCGGAGACGATACAGGGCTGGCAGAGAAAAGGATACGAGACCATCGCGGTGATCTGTCGGGATGAAGAGGAGGCAGAGCGGGTTGCGGCTCGGCTGGCAGAGGACGTTCCGGTAAAGAACGGCGCAAAAGGAGAGACGGAGGAGTTCGGGGACGGCGTCATGGTGCTTCCGGTATCCTACACGAAAGGGCTGGAGTTTGACACGGTACTTCTGTTTGACCCGTCGGAGAAAAAATATCCGTCGGACAACGGTCATGTAAAGCTGTTGTATGTTGCGGCAACGCGCGCGCTGCATGAGCTGACGATTCTCCATCGGGGGGAGTTGTCCGGAATTCTTGCGGGCAGGGCGCCGCAGGATAAGCATATAAAGGAATTTGCGGCGGAACCGCTCACAAAAGCCAGGGAGTATGAGAAGCCTGTCCGGACAAAAAAGGAACAGATGCAGCAGCGCAGGGTGGAAGGCGCCATGGATATGGCGGAGCGGGAATATTTCGGCCCCAGACGCATTGCGGCAAAAGCGCCTGCGGCGGAGGAGAAACCGGTCATAAGACCGGCGGCATCACCGGCGGTCCGTCCGCAGACAGAGACAGTGCGCGGGCAGCAGGCAAAGACAGTGCACCGTCCGCAGACCGGGGCAATGCACCGTCCACAGGCAGAGACAGTGCGCGGGCAGCAGGATATGGCGACGTCTCCGGCGCCGGCAGGGAAGCGTCCGGGACCGGAGGGAACCAATCCGTCCCCGTATGCATTCGGGACGATCCCGGAGAATACCAGTCTGCGCGTCCGGGGGCACGCAAAGGGAAATCATGCGGTCCGGTGGGTAAAAAAGAGCAGATCCTATGTAGAGATGGCGAGCATGTACGGGCTGATGCGGATTACGCCGGTCGCTCCGGACATCATCCGGGTCAGCTTTGTAAAAGGAGTGACGGAAAAAATTGCAGCTACGGGCTGGATGGCCAAAGCGGAGGAAGCGTTTTCATGGAGCGCCAGGGAATCCAAAAGCGTTGTTGAGATTGCTGCGGGTGAGATTACGGTGCGGGTAGATAAACGGAGCGGAGCGGTCTCTTTCTGGAACAGGGAGAATCAGCTTCTGCTTGCGGAAAATGCCGCGGAGCCGAGAGTGATCGGCGAGGAGGGAAGCTGGGTATTTTTCGACTGGGACAAGAAAGAGCGCATCAAGGCAAAGGGCATGCTCGATACGGATTTTCTGGATGTGACATTAAATGCGCGTTATATATCCTTCGGAGGGAAAAAGCATAGAATGCCGCTTGTGCTGTCGAACCGCGGCTATGGCATCGCTGCGGCGGCAAAAAATACGGTGCTGCTCTGCGATATTAAGACGTACGGGCAATATCTCTACGCGGAAGGCGAGAGACAGCTCGACTACTATTTTATCTGCGGGGAGAAGCCGGAGAATGTCATCACACGTTATAAAGGGTTATAG
- a CDS encoding multidrug transporter: MAENREITLFSEPEELIAWAEVYDKQINPSIEDAALLLNYMEGHDYAIGMDAEGKMYRQDMAEENGEIEPFPIDDVIDKVCEWNYDLILHAEAKKDDPKDFQEYCEFQKKYDSLKADERVLDRLFDKTSHAKEIDAVATALVEAFISNLEGKGDLEKAAATIAQGIKDYSTDKRGR; this comes from the coding sequence GTGGCAGAGAACAGGGAAATAACACTTTTTTCAGAACCAGAGGAACTGATTGCCTGGGCAGAAGTATATGATAAGCAAATCAACCCTTCGATAGAAGATGCTGCACTTCTTCTTAATTATATGGAAGGACATGATTATGCAATCGGAATGGATGCAGAGGGGAAGATGTACAGACAGGATATGGCAGAGGAAAACGGTGAGATAGAGCCATTTCCGATAGATGATGTGATTGATAAGGTGTGTGAGTGGAATTATGATCTGATACTTCACGCAGAGGCAAAGAAAGATGATCCGAAAGATTTTCAGGAATATTGCGAATTTCAGAAAAAGTATGACAGTTTAAAGGCAGATGAGAGGGTGTTAGACCGATTATTTGATAAAACCAGTCATGCAAAGGAGATTGATGCTGTTGCAACGGCACTGGTGGAAGCGTTTATCAGTAATCTGGAGGGCAAGGGTGATTTGGAAAAGGCGGCAGCCACGATAGCACAAGGAATAAAGGATTACAGTACAGATAAGAGGGGAAGGTGA
- a CDS encoding plasmid mobilization protein, which yields MADKIHCIRKTLRLMPQEAEMLAKKAGESGMCEADYLRLLISQKPNDYPEVRELLKELINEVNRIGININQIVFNNNAGLYSKEDKTQLVAYMRKLNKKVNEAVVQIGNQ from the coding sequence ATGGCAGATAAAATCCACTGTATCAGGAAAACGCTCCGTCTTATGCCGCAGGAGGCAGAAATGCTTGCAAAAAAGGCAGGGGAGAGCGGAATGTGTGAAGCAGATTATTTAAGACTGCTCATCAGCCAGAAACCGAATGATTACCCGGAAGTCAGGGAACTCTTAAAAGAGCTTATCAATGAAGTGAACCGTATTGGAATCAATATCAATCAGATCGTATTCAATAACAATGCAGGACTTTATTCCAAAGAGGATAAAACACAGCTTGTTGCCTATATGCGTAAACTGAACAAGAAAGTAAATGAGGCGGTGGTGCAGATTGGCAATCAGTAA
- a CDS encoding DUF5688 family protein, whose product MMNYEIFKEVVKEKFMDYMPDNFKGMELVVMPVEKVNMTYDGISIRGKDTNISPTIYINDMYEKYQNCGDLEETLMAACDLMAMEFAKTPQVVDVDSLYKDANEKVVFQLINTEQNRSFLEQVPHREFQDLSIIYKLVINADAESIQSIKVTNSLAERFGMNEEQLFKYAAENTRRILPPRIRNMNDVMKEMFLSDGMPEEIAEMMIREVPPEQTLWIISNNRGIDGAVSMLYENELHELAENLESDLYILPSSVHEVLAVSTELTEPEELAQMVAEVNMQEVALEERLSNQVYHYDKDLRKLTLATDTPNKRLDGIVAEPQLVYDAKEKAR is encoded by the coding sequence ATGATGAATTATGAGATTTTTAAGGAAGTAGTAAAAGAGAAGTTTATGGACTATATGCCGGATAACTTCAAAGGTATGGAGCTTGTAGTTATGCCTGTGGAAAAGGTAAATATGACCTATGACGGTATCAGTATCAGAGGCAAAGATACTAATATTTCTCCTACTATTTATATCAACGATATGTATGAGAAATATCAGAACTGTGGTGATCTGGAGGAAACACTGATGGCGGCATGTGACCTTATGGCAATGGAGTTTGCAAAGACACCACAAGTTGTTGATGTTGACAGCTTATACAAAGATGCCAATGAAAAGGTAGTATTCCAGCTTATCAATACGGAACAGAACAGGTCATTTCTGGAGCAGGTGCCACACAGAGAATTTCAGGATCTTTCCATTATCTATAAACTTGTGATAAATGCGGATGCTGAAAGTATTCAGAGTATAAAGGTTACGAACAGCCTTGCGGAAAGATTTGGAATGAATGAGGAGCAGCTTTTTAAATATGCGGCTGAAAACACAAGAAGAATCTTACCGCCAAGAATAAGAAATATGAATGATGTTATGAAAGAGATGTTTTTAAGTGACGGGATGCCGGAGGAGATAGCAGAGATGATGATCAGGGAAGTTCCACCGGAGCAGACTCTGTGGATAATCTCCAATAACAGGGGAATTGACGGTGCAGTATCAATGCTTTATGAGAATGAGCTTCACGAACTGGCAGAAAACCTTGAAAGTGATCTGTATATCCTGCCTTCAAGTGTGCACGAAGTTCTTGCGGTGTCTACTGAGCTGACCGAACCGGAGGAGCTTGCACAGATGGTGGCAGAGGTGAATATGCAGGAGGTGGCATTGGAAGAACGACTTTCCAATCAGGTGTATCACTATGATAAAGATTTAAGGAAACTCACACTTGCAACGGATACACCGAACAAGAGACTGGACGGTATCGTGGCAGAGCCGCAGCTTGTATATGACGCAAAGGAAAAGGCGAGATAG
- a CDS encoding MerR family transcriptional regulator codes for MTIKEISEKYHITADTLRYYERVGMIPPVTRTASGIRDYGPKDESWVSLAICMRRAGLPVEAMIEYVKLFQQGDKTIPARLQLLVEQRELLEEQQRQIEETRKRLNYKISRYEEAMKTGKLTWEENEGCHTNFITQQESCSEQDS; via the coding sequence ATGACAATTAAAGAAATCAGTGAGAAATATCATATTACCGCGGATACGCTCCGCTACTACGAGCGAGTGGGAATGATTCCGCCGGTCACACGGACGGCATCGGGAATACGGGATTACGGTCCGAAGGATGAGAGCTGGGTTTCGCTTGCCATCTGCATGCGCAGGGCAGGTCTGCCGGTGGAGGCAATGATTGAATATGTAAAGCTTTTTCAGCAGGGCGATAAGACGATCCCTGCGAGATTGCAGCTTCTGGTGGAGCAGCGGGAACTTCTGGAGGAACAGCAGCGGCAGATCGAGGAGACCAGGAAACGTCTGAATTACAAGATCTCACGCTACGAAGAGGCAATGAAAACAGGAAAACTGACATGGGAGGAGAACGAAGGATGTCATACGAATTTTATAACCCAACAAGAGTCCTGTTCGGAGCAGGACAGTTAA
- a CDS encoding ParM/StbA family protein — translation MNNKLEVIGIDHGWSMMKTVTQVFVTGVKEITTTPALFGDVLEYDGKYYKIGTVRQEVKDTKVEDDSFYLLTLAAVAKELKKRGLSDAKVFLAVGLPLTRFGAERNNFIKYLTKNKRVDFRYENEAYHIEIDDVAVFPQCYAAVVDKIPTMAKKTLVVDIGSWTIDIMPVINKSPDESKCVTVPRGLITCMRSINEQCVRQLNGEVDETEIQNIMRYGRSDIDDEYLAIIKAEIEDFVEKVYNSIREFGYNLKTTPIVFVGGGAVVMKNFSNHEAKNISYILDVKANARGYEQLAIMGLKTAKRLA, via the coding sequence ATGAATAACAAGTTAGAAGTAATAGGAATTGATCACGGCTGGTCAATGATGAAAACCGTAACTCAGGTATTTGTCACAGGGGTAAAGGAGATTACAACTACTCCGGCACTTTTTGGAGATGTTCTTGAGTACGACGGTAAGTATTACAAGATTGGAACAGTAAGGCAGGAAGTGAAAGATACAAAGGTTGAAGATGACAGCTTTTATCTTTTGACACTGGCAGCAGTCGCAAAGGAATTGAAGAAAAGAGGATTGTCAGATGCAAAGGTATTTCTTGCAGTAGGACTTCCACTTACCCGATTTGGAGCAGAGAGAAATAACTTTATTAAATACCTGACCAAGAATAAGCGTGTTGATTTCAGATATGAAAATGAAGCATACCATATTGAGATTGACGATGTGGCGGTATTCCCACAGTGCTATGCGGCTGTGGTTGACAAGATACCGACTATGGCAAAGAAAACGCTGGTTGTTGATATCGGTAGCTGGACAATAGATATTATGCCCGTGATTAACAAGTCACCGGACGAATCAAAGTGTGTTACCGTGCCAAGAGGACTTATTACCTGTATGCGTTCTATCAATGAGCAGTGTGTAAGACAGCTCAATGGGGAAGTTGATGAAACAGAAATCCAGAATATTATGCGATATGGCAGGTCTGATATAGATGATGAATACCTTGCGATTATCAAGGCTGAGATAGAGGACTTTGTTGAAAAGGTATATAACTCAATCCGTGAGTTTGGTTATAACCTTAAAACTACACCGATTGTATTTGTAGGTGGCGGGGCAGTGGTAATGAAGAATTTCAGCAATCACGAAGCAAAGAATATCTCTTATATCCTTGATGTAAAGGCAAATGCCAGAGGATATGAACAGCTTGCCATTATGGGATTGAAAACTGCTAAGAGACTTGCATAG
- a CDS encoding DUF3991 and TOPRIM domain-containing protein, producing the protein MEGRFTEEELAIAKSVDLCAVAESLGYTVKRIGKYHTLKEMDSIRIYDRSHWYRWSRQFDKGNNGGSQIDFLRVFGGMSVKEAVFWLLDFAGYRRIESTGKQPLVHQVTKKQPQERKPFVLPQPAGDNSYLISYLNNERGISKAVIELFLKENLIYESRHYHNIVFKGNDKNGVTRFASMRGVFDKQGKPFKCDVEGNDKNYGFNVVNVNSTELVVFEAAIDLMSYVDIFADHESNKLALGMLADAPLATFLREHPQISFIRFCLDGDSPGRKAAAELMGKYYGLGYEVEDCPPPAGYKDYNEWLVATKLNLADQKKEQMTIAGQCH; encoded by the coding sequence ATGGAAGGAAGATTTACAGAGGAGGAACTTGCCATAGCAAAGAGCGTAGATCTTTGTGCCGTTGCAGAAAGTCTCGGTTATACCGTAAAGAGGATTGGAAAATATCACACCTTAAAGGAAATGGACTCAATCCGTATCTATGACCGCAGTCATTGGTACAGATGGTCAAGGCAGTTTGATAAGGGAAATAATGGCGGCTCACAGATAGATTTCCTCCGTGTATTTGGCGGAATGAGTGTAAAAGAGGCTGTATTCTGGCTCTTGGATTTTGCCGGATACCGGAGAATTGAAAGCACGGGAAAGCAGCCGCTTGTTCATCAGGTCACAAAGAAACAGCCACAGGAAAGAAAGCCTTTTGTGCTTCCGCAGCCAGCAGGGGATAATTCCTACCTGATATCCTATCTTAACAATGAGCGTGGAATCAGTAAGGCAGTGATAGAACTGTTTTTAAAGGAAAATCTCATATATGAGAGCAGGCATTATCACAATATTGTCTTTAAAGGAAATGACAAGAATGGAGTAACCAGATTTGCAAGTATGCGTGGTGTATTTGATAAACAGGGAAAACCATTCAAGTGTGATGTGGAGGGGAATGATAAGAACTATGGATTTAATGTGGTGAATGTAAACAGTACAGAGCTTGTTGTATTCGAGGCAGCAATCGACCTTATGAGCTATGTGGATATATTTGCCGACCATGAATCAAATAAGCTGGCTCTTGGAATGCTTGCAGATGCCCCGCTTGCAACTTTTCTCAGGGAACACCCACAGATTTCTTTTATCCGTTTCTGCCTTGATGGGGATTCACCGGGCAGGAAAGCAGCCGCAGAACTTATGGGAAAATACTATGGACTGGGCTATGAGGTTGAGGACTGTCCGCCACCAGCAGGCTATAAGGATTACAATGAATGGCTTGTTGCAACAAAACTTAATCTTGCAGATCAGAAAAAGGAGCAGATGACCATAGCCGGACAGTGCCATTAA
- a CDS encoding flavodoxin, protein MMSQKSLVAYFSCSGVTKKTAEQLSDMAGADLFEIRPEVPYTKADLDWMDKKSRSTVEMNDPSSRPAIADKVEHMEQYDTVYVGA, encoded by the coding sequence ATGATGAGTCAGAAGAGTCTTGTAGCTTATTTTTCATGCAGCGGCGTCACAAAGAAGACGGCAGAGCAGCTTTCGGATATGGCAGGAGCGGATCTGTTTGAGATTCGTCCCGAGGTGCCTTATACCAAGGCGGACCTGGACTGGATGGACAAAAAGAGCCGCAGCACGGTGGAGATGAACGATCCGTCCTCCCGTCCGGCGATTGCGGACAAGGTAGAGCATATGGAGCAGTACGACACCGTCTATGTGGGTGCTTGA
- a CDS encoding JAB domain-containing protein has translation MTEKNDFKLDVVSIRLVKEAPIYSEQSFNKPEEVAAVMGECMCQFDREVVCVVNLSSDLKPINVHFASVGSLNEAMAHPRELFKSSILSNAASMMLIHCHPSGNIFPSKADTMMTDRMNKLCELIGIPLLDHIIVGGDNRAFFSFKEKGMIDNPRITLSTDYRNLDIKSPLVAEQGKAR, from the coding sequence GTGACAGAGAAGAACGACTTCAAACTTGATGTTGTATCCATAAGGCTTGTAAAGGAGGCTCCGATTTATTCGGAGCAGTCCTTTAACAAGCCGGAAGAAGTAGCTGCCGTAATGGGAGAATGTATGTGCCAGTTCGACAGGGAAGTGGTGTGTGTTGTAAATCTCAGCTCCGACCTAAAGCCTATTAATGTGCATTTTGCAAGTGTGGGTTCGTTGAATGAAGCAATGGCACACCCAAGAGAATTATTTAAGTCAAGTATTTTAAGTAATGCTGCCAGTATGATGTTGATCCACTGCCACCCGTCGGGAAATATATTTCCCAGCAAGGCAGACACGATGATGACGGACCGTATGAATAAGCTGTGTGAGCTTATTGGAATCCCTCTTTTGGATCATATCATCGTGGGAGGGGATAACCGTGCCTTCTTCAGTTTCAAGGAAAAGGGAATGATTGATAATCCAAGAATTACACTCAGTACGGATTACAGGAACCTTGATATTAAGTCACCGCTTGTGGCAGAGCAGGGAAAGGCAAGGTGA